Part of the Paludisphaera borealis genome, GCGACCATGACGTTGGTGGTCAACTGGGCGGTGGTGACGTTGGGCAGGTCGTCGGTCACGGCCCCCTGGCTGCGCTCGGGGTGGATCTCCATTCGAACCATGCCATCGCTCGACACGAACGGGCGAATCCGCAGCAGGGTGCCGGTGTTGAGAAACTGGACCTGCTGAATGGTGCTGGTGAAGTTCTGCGAGAGCGTGCGGAAGCCCAGCCGCTCGCCGAGCTGGATCTCGGCACGCTGCTTGTTCAGGACCAAGATGCGGGGGCTGGCCAGAATCTTGGTGCTGCCCAGCGTTTCGAGCGCGTTGATGAACCCGGTGACGTTGTTGGCGACAAAGCCGTACTTGATGCCGTTGGCCCCTGAGGCGAAGCCGGTCGGGTCGGCGGTGGACGCCGCGATCTTGCCCGCGGCCGTCAAGACCTGGGACGGCGTGAAGCCGACGTTGCTGTTGATCGCCGCCCCCGATCCGATAGTCCCGAGCTGCTGGCCGAGGTGGTCGACGACCGCGAAGTTGACGCCGAGCTGCGTGTCCTTGGTCAGTTCGACGCTGATGATGACCGCCTCGATGAGGACCTGGACCGGCTGGACGTCGAGCCGCTGGATGATCTGATCGATCACCTTGATATTCGTCTCGTAGTCTTGAATGACCAGCGTGTCGTTGTCGGAATACGACAGGCCGCCCGTGACGGGCTGAGTGCCGCGCTGGATGGTCCCGCCCGAGGCGGCGACGGAGCCGCCGCCGGCCCCGGCCATTCCACCCCCTCCTCCTCCCGACGACGTCGAGCCCATTCCGCCCGTGGTGAGGGTCGACGACTCGCTGATGCCGTACTGGTAGTTGGCCGTCGTGGCGAACCGCTTCTTGCCGACGTCGTCGCTCAAGAACGGAGCGATCATCACCATCATCTCATCGGCGCGGATGTAATTGAGTCGGTAGACCTTGATGACGGTGCGCTCCTTCTTGGCCGAGAGCGCCTCCTTGCCGACTTCCTCGCGCGAGTAGATGAAGTGGATCTCGCCGTCGACCTTCTCGACGAGGTTCGCCAGCTTGAGAACCGCCCGGAGCAACTCCTGGATCGAAACCTTCTCAAAGTTGGCGGTGATCGTCCCCTGGACCTTGGGCGAGATCGCCAGGTTCAGGCCGCTGCGGCGGCTGATCACTTCCAGCAACCGGCGGACGTCAAGCTCGTCGGTGTGCAGGGTGATCAGCCCGTCCGCTTGATCGAAATCGATCTGGGGAGCGTCGTCCCGCGTCGCCGGGCGTGTCTGGCCGCGCGTCGACGAGGCAGACGGAAGCGGCGCCGCCGTGGGGCCGCCGGCCTCGTTTTGCGAGGAGCGCCCGATGCTCGGAGTGGGCGGTGCCGGAGGCTTCCCTTCCGCCGAGGCCGCGAACGGCGAACCGGCCGCGAACGGCGGCGCATCCGAAGGCGCGGGCGTCATGGCCGGGGAATCGACCGGGGACTGAGCGCGAGCGGAAAGACCGCCGCCGGGCGCAAGGAGCAGCCCCAGGCCCAGCAAGAACTCGCTCATCCCTGTGATTCGCGTCCGGTTCAAGTGGAAAGCATCCTCGTCGATTCATGCCTGATTCGCCCCCGCGGGCACCCATCACGGACCGCGGGCGGCTTCGATGTCGAATTCTTTCGCGTCGGAAGAGAGGAGCGATCGAATTCCGCTCGACTCGTCTGATCGCCTCCTCTAAGAGTTCGGCAGCGATCAAGCCAAACTTAAGGATTGCGCCCACAAGAACGATTGCCAAAACTTTGCCGATTACAACCGTCGCGCCGCCGCACAGCCCGAACTCGCGCGAAGGAAGACGTCAGGAAACAAAAGAAGGAGGGCCGAAGCCCTCCCTTTTGTCGCGCATTCCAAAGCGGAACGGTCCTGGACGTGGGGACGGTTCACCGGTGAATTTCTTTCGACCCCCAGCTCCCGCCCAGCCCATGCTTTACTGCGGAACCGACTCGTCGCTCGAACCCGCCGGTTCGTAGGGCCATGGGGCGTAGGGCATATTGGGCGGGTTGGGGAAATCGCGCGTCGGTGTGAAGGGATAGGCACCGCCGCCGTAGGGCGTGGTGGGTCGGTAAGGATCGAAGATCGGGGGGATGACGCCCGATCCGGTTCCAGTGACTGGGCTCGAGAACTCGACGTCCGGCCCGCGTCCTTCGGGACGGAGCGCTTCGCCTTCGAGGGCCTCGCCGACTGTCGACCCGACTCGCTCGGGCATGACCGTGGGTGGGTTGAACCGTCGCGTCAGGGTGGGCTCGATCGGCATATACGAGCGCTGCAGGGTCCCGAAGTTGATGGCGACTCGGCGGAAGACGTCGTGAGAGAGCATCTCGTCGCCGGCGTGGACCGGTCCGATCGTGATCCGCATGTTGGTCATGGCGTTCTGGGGCGTGAAGGTGATCTTCGCCGGCCGGCCATCCTGGGCGGTCGCCTCGATCACGACGGCGCCCTCGTCGTCGCCGTGTCCCGGCTTGCCCGGCCCGATCTCCTTAAAACCAAGGTCGGCCAGGGCTTCGACCGCCGCGCTCTGGACCTGGGGAACCGAGAACTGGAAGACCTGCGAGGAGGTGCCGCAGAAGTCATAGAACGCGTAGTCGCTCTGGGCGATGCCCGGGAAATGGCCGACCGCGCGATACCAGCCCGGCAAGGCGCAGCCGGCGATCGAAAACCCCGAGATCCCGACCATGACGAGGGCGATGATCCGCCGCATTTCCTGTTCGCCTCCTGCTCCCCGGCCGCGCCTCCCGTACGGGAAGTCGTCCGGGCGCTCCTCCGATCCCGTCGCCGAGTGGACGGGTCCATCTTGAGAAGTCGGCCGACCGGCCTTGACGCCATGAATGATTATGCCGGTCGACCGGATGACGCGCGGATCGGGCGGCCGAAGGGAGAAGGGAATTCGGCTCCAGCCTGCGTGCGACTCAACTGCAAACCGGGCTAATCCGCCGGGCTCACGTGAAGGGTCCACTGCTTACCGGTGGAGTCGGCCGGCACGGGCCGCATCGTCACGACGTACGATTTTCCTCCCGCCGAATACGATTTGTCCCCCTTGTTCGATGGATCGTTTTCGAGATCCCACAACCGCTGAGCTAGGGCGTTCATCAGGCTGGCGTCGCGATCGTCGTGTTTCACGATCGCGGTCTGGGCGAGGATCAGGCTGGCGGTGCCGCGGTGAACGGCCGCCCACATGCTGAACAGCACGGTCAAGAACAACAGGACGACCGTCAACGAAGAACCGCGACGGTCGCGACGAAGCAGTTTCGAGATCATGACGGCGGCTTGACTCCGATCAGCTTGTACGAGCACGAGAAATAGGTGGAGGAGCCGACGCCCGCGTCCGGATAGGTCAGCGTCAGGAGCAGGATCACGGACTCGTCAGGTTCCATCGCGGCCGAAAAACCGCTCACGTGCCGGGCGACGCAGACGTCCTCGTCGACGCCCGCGACGGTCTTCCGCCGGTGCAGCCGCTGATCCTGGACCGAGTAGGAGACGATGACCGGGCCGGCGTCGGCGGCCGTGTAGGAGAGGCTGAGGCCGTAGGTCGGATCGGGCGGCCACCGGAGCTTGTACTGGTTCAGGTCGCCCGGTTCGCCGCCGCCGTCGGCCAGATAACCGCTGAGGTCCTGGGCCAGGCTTTCCGCGGCGAGCCGCGCCTCGACGGCCAGCCGGGTGCGGCCGTCGATCTCGACGACCGGGCGTACGAAGGTCGCCACCGCCGTACCGATCAAGAGGCCGAGCAGCGACGTCAAGAACGTGGCGATGATCAGCTCGGCCATGCTGAAGCCTCGTCGTCGGGCCGTCCCACGATCGCCTGGCGTTCTGGTCGTCATTGGGGTTCCTGACGCGTCTTAGTCCACTTCAACGATCGCCTCGACCTCGGTCGCGACGCCGTCGGTCAGCAGGGGCGCGACGTTCTTCAACTTGACGTGGACGGACGACGGCACGGCGGCGGCTTCACCCGCGTCGAGCGGGTTGTCGCTGGTCGACGACGCGCAGGCGCGAGCGGTGAGCTTCCTGGCCCAGGGGTTCCTCCAGGGGACCAGGTAATAGACCCGGCCGAGCGTGCGGGTCTCGACGGGTCGGCCCAGGTTCTTGAATTCATACGAGTCCGCCTCGAACCGCTGTTCGAGCAGACGGACCTGTCGGTATTGCATCACCACGAACGGGCAGAGGCCGGCCAGTCCGACGCCCAGAACGGCGAAGGCGATCTGGACTTCGAGCAAGGTCGAGGCTCGGCGCGAAGGGCGGATCGAGAGGGCCAAGATCGTCGGGCTCCTTGTCTGCGGGTCGCTCAGGGGGCCACGGAGGGGACGACGTCGCCGCCGGAGTTCGTAAGCAGGTTGTTCAACGTGCCGCCCTGATCAATCTCCAGGCGGCCCCCCCACGTTCCGCTGTTGCCGCGTTCGGCCACGGCGACGAACCCATCGCCGCTCGGCGTCGCTGAATAAGCATAGAACGTACTTGCACACACCGAGGCGTCGACCAGATTTCGGCTCATGAGCGTGCTCAAGTCGGCGTACCGCCGATTTTCGAGCCAGTAGAGCCGCTCCGCCGTCCAGATGGCGCGGAGGTTGGCCGCCGCGACGTCGGCCCGAGTCTGTTCGAGGGACCGAGAAAACCGCGGTACTCCCATCGACATGACGATCGCCATGACCACCAGGACGACCATTGCCTCGATGAGCGTGTAGCCGCTTCGACCGTCGGTCGTCGGACTCCGTCTCCTTCCCGCCGTCATCGCCGTGCGCTCCTTCCGATCTTCGTCGAACATCCCATGGCGTTCCGCTTACTTGACCTTGCCCGCCATATCGAACATCGGCATGTAGATGGCCAGCATCAGCCCGGCGATCGAGGCGCCCATGCCCATGATGATCAGCGGTTCGAGCATCTTGGTGACCTTGAGAATCATGCCCTCCATCCGCTCCTTGTAGAACGGGGCGATCTGTTCCATCACCACGCCGAGCTGGCCCGACTCCTCGCCGACCTGCACCATGTTCGTCAGCATCGGCAAGAACAGCCCGGTCTCCTGGAGCGCGACGTGCAGCGGCTTGCCCGACGCCACCCGGGCGCACGTCTGTTTGAGGGCGCCTCGGTAGTACGGGCTGGTGTGAAAGATCCCCTGGATGGTTCTCATGGTCTCGAGCATCGGCACCCCGCTCTTCAAAAGCAGGGCTAAATTGGAGGCGAACTGGTACATCGCCATCTCGACCATCAGCTCGCCCACCGTGGGGATCACCATCAAGGCCCCGCCCACGTAGATGCGTCCCGTCTCGGTCTTGAGGAACCGCCTGAACGCCCAGACCGCGGCCACGATCGCCGCGACCGCATAGTGACCGTAGGCCACGATCCACCCCGAGGCGTCGACGACGAACTGCGTGATCTCGGGAAGCTCGGCGCCCATGTCGTCGAACATCTTGGCGAAGGTCGGCACGACCATCCAGAGCATGACCGTGACGGCGACCACGGCCACCACGACCAGCACGCACGGGTACATCAGCGAGGCCTTCACCTTGCGACGGGTCTCGCGGGCGTCGCGAATCTGCTTGTTAAGCTCGACCAGCACCTGGGCCATCTTGCCGGTGACTTCGCCGGTGCGGATGGCCTCGATCCACGCGAAGTCGAAGACGTCCGGAAACGCCGCCGCCGCCGCGTTGAACGTGCTGCCGGCCGACACCTTGGCGACGATCTGGTCGAGACACCCCTGAAGCTTGACGCTCTCACACTGGGCCGACGCGATCCGAAGCCCCTGCAAGAGCGGCGTCCCCGAGTTCACCAGCGTGGCGAGCTGGTGGAAGAACATCAGCGTGTCCTCCAGGCTCGCCCTGCGATGCTGCTTCTTCGAGATTCTGGCGTGCGAGATGACCCATTCCTGGAACTCCACGGAAGCGCCTCCTTGATGATCGGCGACGGAACTCGGCTCGACGCAAGACCACGCGCAAGCGAGGACTCCTCATCGATCCAGGAGAATTCTAGGTCACGCCCGACCGGCCGCGAGGCGAGAAAGCGGCGCGAGTCGCGATCCGGCCGCATCGGCGATCAACGAGTTCGAAGCGCCGATTTGACGACCCCCGTTTCTAACCTAGTGTTCTCTCATCTCCGGCAAGGCGTGACCGGAGCATCGAACTTCCAAGAGAGCAAGAGAGGCAGGGGAAGCCCGGATCGAAACGGGCCTGCTCATCAAGCCTGGCGACCTGTCACCGTCGACGGCTTCGACTTCGGAGGCCGAAACGAACATCACCCAAGGAGATCTCAAAATGCAGCGTTCGTTCAGTCGCGTCAAGAATTCCAGAGGGTTCACGCTGGTCGAACTGGCCGTCGTGATCGTGATCATCGGCGTCCTTGCGGCGTTCGGCGTGCCCCGATTCCTCAAGTCCGTCGAGAAGTCGAAGGGCGCCGAGGCGTTCGCCTACCTGGCGGCCGTCCGCTCGGCGCAGGAGCGGTTCCAGTCGCAGCAGGGCACCTACGCCAGCAGCGTCTCCGACCTCGACACCCAGTCGGCGCCCCCCAAGTATTTCAGCGTCGGAGCCATCGGCGCCGGGACGACCA contains:
- a CDS encoding type IV pilin protein, with the translated sequence MQRSFSRVKNSRGFTLVELAVVIVIIGVLAAFGVPRFLKSVEKSKGAEAFAYLAAVRSAQERFQSQQGTYASSVSDLDTQSAPPKYFSVGAIGAGTTSSLENSWKLTLTRIGASAGYSSYTVVFTDQGFDSTSTIDSSISPITQ
- a CDS encoding LysM peptidoglycan-binding domain-containing protein; protein product: MNRTRITGMSEFLLGLGLLLAPGGGLSARAQSPVDSPAMTPAPSDAPPFAAGSPFAASAEGKPPAPPTPSIGRSSQNEAGGPTAAPLPSASSTRGQTRPATRDDAPQIDFDQADGLITLHTDELDVRRLLEVISRRSGLNLAISPKVQGTITANFEKVSIQELLRAVLKLANLVEKVDGEIHFIYSREEVGKEALSAKKERTVIKVYRLNYIRADEMMVMIAPFLSDDVGKKRFATTANYQYGISESSTLTTGGMGSTSSGGGGGGMAGAGGGSVAASGGTIQRGTQPVTGGLSYSDNDTLVIQDYETNIKVIDQIIQRLDVQPVQVLIEAVIISVELTKDTQLGVNFAVVDHLGQQLGTIGSGAAINSNVGFTPSQVLTAAGKIAASTADPTGFASGANGIKYGFVANNVTGFINALETLGSTKILASPRILVLNKQRAEIQLGERLGFRTLSQNFTSTIQQVQFLNTGTLLRIRPFVSSDGMVRMEIHPERSQGAVTDDLPNVTTAQLTTNVMVANGSTLVIGGLMEEEDVYNQTGLPGLSRLPALGHLFGLKDKLGRRRELVVLLTPHIWTAGPAPLHGADLARAGRAGNPDGVKQAAADVRPTAPATAPPLADLALAPGPEPIPIPVPAPLRVEQPPSASLTPTTIDRAASPPGEPVLLDVGSRIDAMRAGRLVPSAPILASPPITSRDAPKPKADPAVALAGYKAEAPAAPKKVAGRRHAVRVGETFETIAKSYYGSPRFSRALWWANRGAIAWPGALAVGKQIVIPPVDDLDRKMLGPQQAAIEPSALPTLEPIAAQPPGVRHAPPSRPAPSPAPRVDPEVQPARAPKPRDEVDPATSSAIHVVRPNETLRGIARAWFGDDSRAGEIAELNRDLLQAEGRPRVGQRLILPTGASSARPAP
- a CDS encoding type IV pilin protein, whose translation is MFDEDRKERTAMTAGRRRSPTTDGRSGYTLIEAMVVLVVMAIVMSMGVPRFSRSLEQTRADVAAANLRAIWTAERLYWLENRRYADLSTLMSRNLVDASVCASTFYAYSATPSGDGFVAVAERGNSGTWGGRLEIDQGGTLNNLLTNSGGDVVPSVAP
- a CDS encoding type II secretion system F family protein is translated as MEFQEWVISHARISKKQHRRASLEDTLMFFHQLATLVNSGTPLLQGLRIASAQCESVKLQGCLDQIVAKVSAGSTFNAAAAAFPDVFDFAWIEAIRTGEVTGKMAQVLVELNKQIRDARETRRKVKASLMYPCVLVVVAVVAVTVMLWMVVPTFAKMFDDMGAELPEITQFVVDASGWIVAYGHYAVAAIVAAVWAFRRFLKTETGRIYVGGALMVIPTVGELMVEMAMYQFASNLALLLKSGVPMLETMRTIQGIFHTSPYYRGALKQTCARVASGKPLHVALQETGLFLPMLTNMVQVGEESGQLGVVMEQIAPFYKERMEGMILKVTKMLEPLIIMGMGASIAGLMLAIYMPMFDMAGKVK